One region of Fragaria vesca subsp. vesca linkage group LG4, FraVesHawaii_1.0, whole genome shotgun sequence genomic DNA includes:
- the LOC101296478 gene encoding CMP-sialic acid transporter 2-like — translation MNNGMIECSVCHSKLVPSNSKAYSKAYDRHKSRLSSKQRALNVLLVVGDCMLVGLQPILVYMSKVDGKFDFSPISVNFLTEAAKVLFAVVMLLLQAKNQKVGEKPLLSISTFTQAARNNVLLAVPAFLYAINNYLKFTMQLYFNPATVKMLSNLKVLVIAVLLKMIMKRRFSIIQWEALALLLIGISVNQLRSLPAGSSALDLTISTGAYIYTLIFVTVPSLASVYNEYALKSQYDTSIYLQNLFLYGYGAIFNFLGIVVMAIVKGPSSFDILHGHSKATMFLIANNAAQGILSSFFFKYADTILKKYSSTVATIFTGIASAVLFGHTLTMNFVLGISIVFISMHQFFSPISKAKDDEKHGKLELVDVHDDHRSKDSFINMAAGANEEASHRVGSDERQPLLPT, via the exons ATGAACAACGGGATGATAGAGTGCAGTGTCTGCCATTCAAAGTTGGTTCCATCAAATAGTAAGGCTTACTCTAAGGCTTATGACCGGCACAAGAGCAGGCTATCGTCCAAGCAGCGTGCTCTCAATGTCCTCTTGGTCGTTGGTGATTGTATGCTAGTTGGTTTGCAG CCTATTCTGGTTTATATGTCCAAGGTGGATGGAAAATTTGACTTTAGCCCGATTAGTGTCAACTTTTTGACGGAGGCTGCAAAGGTTCTATTTGCTGTTGTTATGCTCTTGTTACAG GCTAAGAATCAGAAAGTTGGGGAGAAGCCTCTTCTCTCAATTTCTACATTTACACAG GCAGCTCGGAACAATGTGCTTCTTGCTGTTCCAGCATTTTTATATGCTATTAATAACTATTTAAAGTTCACCATGCAG CTGTATTTCAATCCTGCTACGGTGAAGATGTTGAGCAATCTGAAG GTGTTGGTTATTGCTGTTCTCCTGAAAATGATAATGAAACGCCGATTTTCCATAATTCAG TGGGAGGCCCTTGCTTTGTTGCTCATCGGCATTAGTGTAAATCAGTTGCGATCTTTACCTGCGGGTTCCAGTGCTTTAGATCTTACAATTTCGACAGGCGCATACATATACACATTGATCTTT GTAACAGTTCCATCCCTGGCTTCTGTCTACAATGAGTATGCTTTGAAGAGTCAATATGACACAAGCATATACCTTCAG AACTTATTTTTATACGGGTATGGTGCTATATTCAACTTTCTAGGAATAGTGGTAATGGCCATTGTCAAAG GTCCTAGTAGCTTTGATATCCTTCATGGTCATTCAAAAGCTACAATGTTTCTGATAGCAAACAATGCAGCGCAAGGAATACTGTCTTCTTTTTTTTTCAAATATGCAG ATACAATTCTAAAGAAGTACTCATCCACAGTTGCCACAATCTTCACAGGCATAGCATCCGCTGTGCTATTTGGTCATACTTTGACTATGAATTTTGTTTTAGGAATTTCTATTGTCTTCATCTCCATGCACCAG TTCTTTTCTCCTATTTCAAAAGCCAAAGATGATGAAAAACATGGGAAGCTAGAATTGGTAGATGTCCATGATGATCACAG GTCAAAGGATTCCTTTATAAATATGGCAGCAGGGGCAAACGAAGAG GCTAGTCACCGTGTGGGATCTGACGAAAGGCAGCCGCTTCTGCCCACCTAA
- the LOC101310022 gene encoding TMV resistance protein N-like: protein MSSSVLGVRTPAMALQTIYTSFYAGQELIHLWIQKNFEGEIPLHLNFGEQFKNHGLQSILSPNHADSSWCLDELAYILECNKVTRLQVFPVFYHVEPSEVRKQTGNFGRAFAKHEKYLIDNMWKVDKWRQALKEIANVSGWHVKDRKESEVIEEITERISNILNKRSSPPDRGLIGMDERVEIAESYLDLGSARVFTIGIWGMGGIGKTTLAKEVYKKIHNLFHVSGFVRNVRLQSQVELQKLVCESFFGDGYVDSVKKGSKWTRLLQKKVLLVLDDVDDLKQITNLVPGGSAGEENFWGPGSRLIITTRDRRTLTELGVLEHKIYEVEKLNDKEAYQLLCQKAFKKVNRPMEFVELSKSFLKYACGLPLAHEVLGSHLYGRKADEWSEVLDRLDEDLDKDIFSVLQISFDGLHTEDKKIFLDIACFFNGVDVVRVKKKLKGCGFSSGIGMTNLIDKSLVKIVRGKLWMHDLLRCLGWHIVRRESPVHPRDRSWLWLDDNEHKYDTRRSWRIEDARNVLTENTGTTVVESLFLSLPEKEVIRLNSDPFLTMSKLRSLKICNVNFQQDVPLQYPSKHLRLLEWHECPLESLSSWFSSQQRLLELKIPNSCIERLWDESVYPLDLLIHMDLSNCRCLTITPDFSGVPNLETLILEGSTELSEVHSKSSSRTSCNNLQLRPEVEIQSHLRHPNILRLYGYFYDQKRVYLIFWNMPPKVNYTRNSRSVNT, encoded by the exons ATGTCTTCCTCAGTTTTAGGGGTGAGGACACCCGCTATGGCTTTACAGACCATTTATACGTCGTTTTATGCTGGACAGGAATTGATACATTTATGGATACAGAAGAACTTCGAAGGGGAGATTCCATTGCACCTGAACTTCGGAGAGCAATTCAAGAATCACGGTTTGCAGTCCATTCTATCCCCGAATCATGCTGATTCAAGTTGGTGTTTAGATGAACTTGCATATATTCTTGAATGCAACAAAGTGACACGGCTGCAAGTTTTTCCGGTTTTTTATCATGTTGAACCATCTGAGGTTAGAAAGCAAACTGGAAATTTTGGCAGGGCTTTTGCCAAGCATGAAAAGTATCTAATTGACAATATGTGGAAGGTGGACAAATGGAGGCAAGCTTTAAAGGAAATAGCCAATGTTTCTGGATGGCATGTGAAGGACAG GAAAGAATCAGAAGTCATTGAGGAAATAACTGAAAGGATCTCAAACATACTGAACAAGAGGTCATCCCCTCCCGACAGAGGTTTGATAGGAATGGATGAACGTGTAGAAATAGCGGAGTCTTATTTGGATCTAGGGTCAGCTAGGGTTTTTACCATAGGTATTTGGGGGATGGGGGGCATTGGTAAGACTACCCTTGCAAAAGAAGTTTACAAGAAGATTCATAACCTATTTCATGTTAGTGGCTTTGTTCGCAATGTTAGATTGCAATCACAAGTGGAGTTGCAGAAACTTGTTTGTGAGTCTTTCTTTGGGGATGGTTACGTAGACAGTGTTAAAAAGGGTTCAAAATGGACCAGGTTATTACAGAAAAAGGTGCTTCTTGTTCTAGACGATGTTGATGACTTAAAACAAATAACAAATTTAGTACCAGGAGGATCGGCCGGTGAAGAGAACTTTTGGGGTCCAGGGAGTCGACTCATTATAACAACTAGAGATAGAAGAACATTGACAGAGCTTGGAGTTCTTGAACATAAAATCTATGAGGTTGAAAAACTAAATGATAAGGAAGCTTATCAGCTTCTGTGTCAGAAAGCCTTCAAGAAGGTCAATCGCCCCATGGAGTTTGTAGAGCTGTCCAAGAGTTTTCTGAAATATGCTTGTGGCCTTCCTTTAGCTCATGAAGTTCTAGGGTCACACTTGTATGGAAGAAAAGCAGATGAATGGTCAGAGGTACTGGATAGACTTGATGAGGATCTGGATAAAGACATTTTTAGTGTGCTTCAAATAAGTTTTGATGGATTACATACTGAAGATAAAAAGATCTTTCTAGACATTGCTTGTTTCTTCAATGGCGTGGATGTTGTTCGTGTAAAAAAGAAACTGAAAGGTTGTGGCTTTTCTTCGGGAATAGGAATGACCAACCTCATTGACAAGTCTCTGGTTAAAATTGTAAGGGGTAAATTGTGGATGCATGATTTACTAAGGTGCTTGGGTTGGCATATTGTCCGTAGAGAATCTCCTGTTCACCCCCGAGATCGTAGCTGGCTGTGGCTCGATGACAATGAACACAAATATGATACGAGAAGGTCATGGCGTATTGAGGATGCTCGTAATGTTCTCACAGAAAATACG GGAACGACTGTTGTGGAAAGCTTATTCTTAAGCTTGCCTGAAAAAGAAGTAATCCGTTTGAACTCTGACCCATTCTTAACTATGAGCAAACTGAGATCGTTGAAGATTTGCAATGTGAACTTTCAGCAGGATGTGCCCTTACAATATCCCTCTAAACATTTGCGGCTTTTGGAATGGCATGAATGTCCTCTAGAATCTCTGTCATCTTGGTTTTCATCTCAACAGAGGCTGCTTGAACTCAAGATTCCAAACAGCTGCATTGAAAGACTATGGGATGAATCG GTTTATCCGCTGGACTTGCTAATACACATGGATCTTTCCAACTGCCGATGTTTAACCATCACCCCGGACTTCAGCGGGGTCCCAAATCTTGAGACATTGATCCTTGAAGGTTCTACAGAGTTATCAGAGGTTCACTCAAAGTCCTCTTCAAGAACCAGTTGCAACAATCTTCAGCTTCGCCCGGAAGTTGAAATACAAAGTCATCTTCGCCATCCCAATATTCTACGTCTTTATGGCTACTTTTATGATCAG AAACGAGTTTATTTGATATTTTGGAATATGCCGCCAAAGGTGAACTATACAAGGAACTCCAGAAGTGTAAACACTTAA